One segment of Asaia bogorensis NBRC 16594 DNA contains the following:
- a CDS encoding cobaltochelatase CobT-related protein, whose product MATSRAKAPDRNQNDLALPGSERTDAFRRATSAALRAMSGEPETEISFAASASAKPGTGVQLPYVSRALTPQEMTRVRGAADAAALRLKHHNSELSPLPQQADSAETRPLYDALEQVRCEVYGSRHMAGVRANLDQKLALDCSENGYARMSARDDMPANVALPLLVREALSGLPSPSQAGPALKAWRETLSPEAKRALSGLASTQMDQQRFAEACSGLFKAFDLTEEPEPDDQSQADDPDQDDDSQTESDQPDDDPSPQDQDDSETHGFQPEPTEQPDSRDASDSELQDEGAEQPAGALEDDNGKEAEASAAPPAYKVFTNAFDEEADAADLCDPDELARLRQQLDQQLSSLQGVVSRLAHRLQRKLMAQQQRSWAFDQEEGILDAARLARVVANPTLSLSYKTERQAEFRDTVVTLLIDNSGSMRGRPISVAAMCGDILARTLERCGVKTEVLGFTTRAWKGGQSRERWVAAGRPPDPGRLNDLRHIIYKDADTPLRRARNNLGLMLREGLLKENIDGEALLWAWKRLRRRPEHRRILMVISDGAPVDDSTFSTNPSSYLEDHLRSVIARIESSPETELLAIGIGHDVTRYYRNSVTLTNAEELGGTMIKQLSDLFVAR is encoded by the coding sequence ATGGCCACCTCCAGAGCCAAGGCACCGGACAGGAACCAGAACGACCTTGCCCTGCCGGGCAGTGAGCGCACGGATGCGTTCCGACGTGCGACGAGTGCTGCGCTGCGGGCAATGTCAGGCGAGCCCGAGACCGAAATCAGCTTTGCGGCGTCGGCCAGTGCCAAACCGGGTACGGGCGTCCAGCTTCCCTATGTTTCCCGGGCGCTCACGCCTCAGGAAATGACACGCGTTCGTGGCGCTGCCGACGCAGCTGCCTTGCGACTGAAGCACCACAATTCAGAACTGTCTCCCCTGCCCCAGCAGGCCGACAGCGCCGAGACCCGCCCCTTGTACGACGCGCTGGAGCAGGTGCGTTGCGAGGTCTATGGCTCGCGTCACATGGCGGGCGTGCGGGCCAATCTGGACCAGAAACTGGCCCTCGACTGCAGCGAGAACGGCTACGCCCGCATGAGCGCGCGCGACGACATGCCTGCCAATGTCGCCCTGCCCCTTCTCGTGCGCGAGGCCCTGTCAGGGCTGCCCTCTCCCTCGCAGGCGGGTCCGGCGCTCAAGGCATGGCGCGAAACGCTTTCGCCCGAAGCCAAGCGTGCGCTCTCGGGCCTTGCCTCGACACAGATGGACCAGCAACGCTTTGCCGAGGCCTGCTCCGGCCTTTTCAAGGCATTCGACCTGACTGAGGAGCCCGAGCCGGACGATCAGAGTCAGGCAGATGACCCGGATCAGGATGATGACAGTCAGACCGAATCCGATCAGCCCGATGATGATCCTTCACCCCAGGATCAGGATGACAGCGAGACGCACGGTTTTCAGCCGGAGCCGACCGAGCAGCCCGACAGCCGCGATGCCAGTGATTCCGAGCTTCAGGACGAAGGTGCAGAACAGCCCGCCGGTGCTCTGGAAGACGATAATGGCAAGGAGGCCGAGGCCAGCGCCGCGCCCCCGGCCTATAAGGTCTTTACCAACGCCTTCGACGAGGAAGCCGATGCTGCCGATCTGTGCGACCCGGATGAGCTGGCCCGGCTGAGGCAGCAGCTCGACCAGCAGCTCAGCAGCCTGCAAGGCGTCGTGTCACGACTGGCACACCGACTGCAGCGCAAGCTGATGGCGCAGCAGCAACGTTCCTGGGCGTTCGATCAGGAGGAGGGCATACTGGACGCGGCACGGCTGGCACGTGTCGTGGCCAATCCGACACTGTCGCTGTCCTACAAGACGGAACGTCAGGCGGAGTTTCGCGACACGGTTGTTACCCTGCTGATCGATAATTCCGGGTCGATGCGTGGTCGTCCGATCTCGGTTGCCGCCATGTGCGGTGACATTCTCGCCCGCACGCTCGAACGTTGCGGCGTCAAGACGGAAGTACTCGGCTTCACCACGCGTGCGTGGAAAGGCGGCCAGAGCCGGGAGCGCTGGGTGGCAGCGGGTCGTCCACCTGATCCGGGCCGCCTGAATGACCTGCGCCACATCATCTACAAGGATGCTGACACGCCCTTGCGCCGGGCCCGCAACAATCTCGGACTGATGCTGCGCGAAGGGTTACTGAAGGAGAACATCGACGGTGAGGCGTTGCTCTGGGCATGGAAGCGCCTGCGCCGCCGCCCTGAGCACAGGCGTATCCTGATGGTGATTTCAGACGGCGCTCCTGTCGATGACAGTACGTTCTCGACCAATCCGAGCTCTTATCTGGAAGACCATCTGCGCTCGGTCATTGCGCGTATCGAATCCTCACCCGAGACGGAGCTTCTCGCCATCGGGATCGGCCATGACGTAACCCGCTATTACCGTAACTCGGTTACGCTCACCAATGCGGAAGAGCTCGGCGGAACCATGATCAAACAGCTTTCCGACCTGTTCGTGGCGCGATAA
- a CDS encoding AAA family ATPase, translating into MSDLASIDAPETVVTAEQNAVPTHVLGAPDRIVSARDVFKIECDMEVPAFSIRTEHVPDIDPSYQFDCDTTRAILAGFANNRRVMVQGFHGTGKSSHIEQIAARLNWPTVRINLDSHISRIDLIGKDAIVLRDGKQITEFREGLLPWCLQHPVALIFDEYDAGRPDVMFVIQRVLEAEGHLTLLDQNRVIRPHAGFRLFATANTVGLGDTTGLYHGTQQINQGQMDRWNIVASLNYLPLEQEVGIVRAKLGLGNEPAITTRLESMVALANLTRAGFMAGDISTVMSPRAVITWAENERIFGDLAFAFRLTFLNKCDEAERGIVAEYYQRCFNQSPLNA; encoded by the coding sequence ATGAGCGATCTCGCCTCCATCGATGCACCGGAAACGGTTGTCACTGCCGAACAGAACGCGGTGCCGACTCATGTTCTTGGCGCGCCGGACCGGATCGTCTCAGCGCGTGACGTGTTCAAGATCGAATGCGACATGGAAGTCCCTGCTTTCTCGATCCGGACCGAGCATGTGCCCGATATCGATCCGAGCTACCAGTTCGACTGCGACACGACGCGGGCCATTCTGGCAGGCTTTGCCAATAACCGCCGCGTCATGGTGCAGGGCTTTCATGGTACGGGGAAATCATCCCATATCGAGCAGATTGCGGCACGACTGAACTGGCCCACCGTCCGCATCAATCTCGACAGCCATATCTCGCGCATCGACCTGATCGGCAAGGACGCCATCGTTCTGCGTGATGGCAAGCAGATCACCGAGTTCCGCGAGGGTCTCCTGCCGTGGTGTCTTCAGCACCCCGTCGCCCTGATTTTTGACGAATACGATGCCGGTCGCCCGGATGTCATGTTCGTCATCCAGCGTGTTCTTGAAGCCGAAGGCCACCTGACCCTGCTCGACCAGAATCGCGTGATACGCCCCCATGCCGGTTTCCGGCTTTTTGCCACGGCGAACACGGTGGGTCTTGGCGACACGACCGGGTTGTATCATGGCACGCAGCAGATCAATCAGGGGCAGATGGATCGCTGGAATATCGTCGCATCGCTCAACTACCTGCCGCTCGAGCAGGAAGTGGGAATCGTGCGGGCCAAACTGGGCCTCGGCAACGAGCCCGCCATCACGACGCGTCTCGAAAGCATGGTCGCCCTCGCGAACCTGACCCGCGCCGGTTTCATGGCGGGTGATATCTCTACAGTCATGTCACCCCGTGCTGTCATCACCTGGGCCGAGAACGAGCGTATTTTTGGCGATCTGGCTTTTGCATTCCGCCTGACCTTCCTCAATAAATGCGATGAGGCTGAGCGCGGCATTGTCGCAGAATACTATCAGCGCTGCTTCAACCAGTCTCCGCTGAACGCCTGA
- a CDS encoding DnaJ domain-containing protein, producing MQRKSTRHRAFDPDPDAPERYCDMPGCTEHAGYRAPKDRTQLRQYFWFCLEHVRQYNARWDFYKGMTPGQIEAQLRADISWQRPSWKLGTRGGQNFDEEEVLDPLDILSSTRARRAQAARQRHNAAREAAPPPLRDHLRALALDWPVTIEALKARYKELARKHHPDANAGDPAAEDRFKTVSVAYSTIRAHLISL from the coding sequence ATGCAGCGCAAATCCACACGACACAGGGCCTTCGACCCGGATCCCGACGCGCCCGAGCGTTACTGCGACATGCCCGGCTGCACCGAGCATGCGGGATATCGTGCGCCCAAGGACCGCACGCAACTCAGGCAATATTTCTGGTTCTGCCTCGAGCATGTCCGTCAGTACAATGCGCGCTGGGACTTCTATAAGGGTATGACACCGGGCCAGATCGAGGCGCAGCTTCGAGCTGACATCTCATGGCAGCGCCCCTCATGGAAACTGGGCACACGCGGTGGACAGAATTTCGATGAGGAAGAGGTTCTCGATCCGCTGGATATTCTTTCCTCCACGCGCGCGCGGCGCGCTCAGGCTGCCCGCCAGCGGCACAATGCCGCCCGCGAGGCCGCGCCCCCGCCCCTGCGCGACCATCTCCGTGCATTGGCGCTGGACTGGCCCGTAACGATCGAGGCTCTCAAGGCACGTTACAAGGAACTGGCCCGCAAGCATCATCCCGATGCCAATGCCGGAGACCCCGCCGCAGAGGACAGATTCAAGACGGTAAGCGTGGCCTATAGTACGATTCGCGCCCATCTCATCAGCCTGTAG